The proteins below are encoded in one region of Desulfobacterales bacterium:
- a CDS encoding glycosyltransferase: protein MIPKLADLVEWLIVKRLTPEQKEIIWNKIPPYGQSVLQKLLSPGEQYTLRRVERAKRCLHQLGFTDRPLMELHEMLEDKSQPFQKRTAAWELALWEANQYTPASAWRCLSLLPIVTKGEKDSVRLIRATVLKAECHDILADRAGGFKTVKKQLNMSLHADLYLAAANLEDQLDKRLVWINKALALYELAPVTLEKVSDIPPYDRLAPTKALQPLKTNGNPKVTVIIPAYNSQDTIGTALDSMLAQTWSNLEILVVDDCSSDLTAAIVKEYADKDPRIKLLKTNINSGPYVARNIALKEACGDFVTTNDADDWSHPVKIEKQAQHLLENPFIVANISEQARATSDLKFYRRGNPGFYIHINMSSMMFRRQLLLDSLGAWDCVRFGADGEFVRRARRAFGDDSVIRLSTGPLSFQRQSPNSLTGDPHFGYHGFFMGARKEYFEASNYYHDIATCLRYEFPQKFRPFPVPEPMWPQREARRSSTRYFDVIIASEFRLPGGTTMSNLEEIKVHKKMGLRTGLIQMYRYDLDTEGTINSKIREMLDGKMVQMLVYGEKVSCDLLILRHPLVLQDRQRFLPAVKANDVRVIVNQSPKKDYTGAGLRYYEIKRCSENLKHYFGRSGIWHPIGPQLRKMLYDHHFDELSYVNFSDEDWTNIIDAQKWRRTDRPPQRSKIRIGRHSRDQYVKWPADPGTLLSIYPDAGPYEVYVLGGAQTPKNMLGSLPDNWIVFEFGAMHPKDFLAKLDVFVYYIHPDCIESFGRVILEAMAVGVPVVIPPSYRELFADAAIYAEPLEVSRKIDDLMSNPEHYKTQVKKAYDYVEKTFGYTRHALRVEKISKRQNPDQKRQKSF from the coding sequence TTGATTCCCAAATTAGCTGATTTGGTTGAGTGGCTTATTGTTAAAAGACTAACACCAGAGCAAAAAGAAATTATCTGGAATAAAATTCCCCCATACGGGCAAAGTGTTTTGCAGAAACTGCTTTCCCCAGGTGAGCAATATACGCTGCGCAGGGTAGAGCGCGCTAAACGTTGCCTACACCAATTGGGGTTCACAGATCGTCCGCTAATGGAATTGCATGAAATGCTTGAGGATAAATCTCAACCATTCCAGAAGAGGACGGCAGCATGGGAACTGGCTCTATGGGAAGCCAATCAATATACGCCTGCGAGCGCTTGGCGCTGCCTGAGCCTTCTCCCCATTGTGACAAAGGGCGAGAAAGATTCTGTTCGGCTGATCAGGGCAACAGTGCTCAAAGCGGAATGTCATGATATTTTGGCAGACAGAGCAGGAGGTTTTAAAACGGTTAAAAAACAACTTAACATGAGCCTTCATGCGGATCTTTACTTGGCTGCCGCAAATCTGGAAGACCAACTTGATAAGCGATTGGTATGGATTAATAAGGCCCTGGCGCTATATGAGCTTGCCCCCGTCACACTAGAAAAAGTTTCGGATATCCCGCCCTATGATCGTCTTGCACCGACAAAAGCCCTTCAGCCTTTAAAGACGAACGGCAACCCAAAGGTTACCGTTATTATTCCCGCATATAATTCGCAAGATACCATTGGAACTGCTCTTGATTCCATGCTTGCGCAGACATGGAGTAACCTGGAGATTCTGGTGGTAGATGATTGCAGTTCAGACCTTACAGCAGCAATCGTCAAAGAATATGCAGATAAAGACCCTAGAATTAAATTACTGAAAACAAATATAAACAGTGGTCCATATGTGGCTCGCAACATCGCGTTAAAAGAGGCTTGTGGTGACTTTGTGACCACGAATGATGCTGATGACTGGTCCCATCCGGTAAAAATAGAAAAGCAGGCGCAACATCTTTTGGAAAATCCTTTTATTGTTGCCAACATCTCGGAGCAGGCCCGAGCCACTAGCGACCTCAAGTTTTACCGGCGTGGTAATCCAGGTTTTTATATACATATTAACATGTCTTCAATGATGTTTCGCCGCCAGCTTTTACTTGATTCTTTGGGGGCTTGGGATTGTGTGCGCTTCGGGGCTGACGGGGAATTTGTGCGACGCGCGAGGCGAGCCTTTGGAGATGATTCCGTTATTCGGCTATCAACAGGTCCGCTTTCCTTTCAAAGGCAGTCTCCGAACTCACTGACCGGAGATCCGCATTTTGGGTATCATGGTTTTTTTATGGGGGCCCGTAAAGAATATTTTGAAGCCTCTAACTACTACCATGATATCGCGACTTGCCTGCGCTACGAGTTCCCGCAGAAATTCCGCCCCTTTCCTGTGCCCGAGCCCATGTGGCCCCAGCGGGAAGCCAGGCGATCGTCCACTCGGTATTTTGATGTGATTATTGCCTCTGAGTTTCGTCTGCCGGGGGGGACCACCATGTCCAACCTGGAAGAAATAAAAGTCCATAAAAAAATGGGGCTGCGAACCGGCCTGATCCAGATGTACCGGTATGACCTGGATACAGAAGGAACAATCAATTCAAAAATCAGAGAGATGTTGGATGGCAAAATGGTACAGATGCTGGTTTATGGCGAGAAAGTTTCATGTGATCTATTAATCTTGCGCCATCCACTTGTACTTCAGGACCGGCAACGGTTTCTTCCCGCGGTTAAAGCTAATGATGTCAGGGTTATTGTAAATCAGTCCCCCAAAAAAGATTATACCGGCGCCGGTTTGCGCTATTATGAGATTAAGCGCTGTTCCGAAAACCTTAAACATTATTTTGGCCGGTCCGGTATCTGGCATCCCATCGGTCCACAACTTCGCAAAATGCTTTATGACCATCACTTTGATGAACTGTCCTATGTCAATTTTTCAGACGAAGACTGGACAAATATCATTGATGCACAAAAATGGAGGCGAACCGATCGTCCGCCTCAAAGATCTAAAATTCGAATCGGCAGGCATTCGAGGGACCAATATGTCAAATGGCCTGCAGATCCTGGCACATTACTTTCCATTTATCCTGATGCCGGTCCATATGAAGTATATGTGCTTGGAGGCGCGCAAACACCGAAAAATATGCTTGGAAGCCTGCCTGACAACTGGATCGTATTTGAATTTGGAGCCATGCATCCCAAAGACTTTTTGGCTAAACTGGATGTTTTTGTTTATTATATTCATCCAGACTGTATTGAATCCTTTGGCCGTGTTATACTGGAAGCCATGGCCGTCGGCGTACCTGTTGTGATCCCTCCGAGCTATAGGGAGTTGTTCGCAGACGCTGCCATTTACGCGGAACCTTTAGAGGTAAGTCGGAAAATCGATGATCTTATGAGCAATCCTGAGCATTATAAGACACAGGTTAAGAAAGCATATGATTATGTTGAAAAGACTTTCGGCTATACCAGACATGCTTTAAGGGTGGAAAAAATTTCAAAAAGACAAAACCCGGATCAGAAGCGGCAAAAATCATTTTAA
- a CDS encoding ribbon-helix-helix protein, CopG family, whose amino-acid sequence MNKAISVRIPDELASRLNEISVETQRSKSFHVQKAIEAYLAEMADLQVALDRLQDPSDAVVSLDDIRQELDL is encoded by the coding sequence ATGAACAAAGCCATTTCCGTTCGGATTCCAGATGAACTGGCTTCAAGATTGAATGAAATATCGGTGGAAACGCAGCGATCCAAATCATTTCATGTCCAAAAAGCCATTGAAGCTTACCTGGCTGAAATGGCGGATCTGCAGGTGGCTCTTGACCGGCTGCAGGACCCTTCTGATGCGGTTGTTTCCCTTGACGACATAAGGCAGGAACTTGACCTGTAA
- a CDS encoding type II toxin-antitoxin system RelE/ParE family toxin: MTCKIAFKKSVARDLKKIDKAQAERILQKIEQELPSKAKTLPVLTGQFAGLRKFRAGEYRVIFSIVGDTALVLRIRHRRDVYR; encoded by the coding sequence TTGACCTGTAAAATCGCCTTTAAAAAGTCGGTTGCCCGGGATCTGAAAAAAATCGACAAGGCTCAGGCAGAAAGGATTCTGCAAAAAATTGAACAGGAACTGCCCTCAAAAGCAAAAACGCTCCCCGTACTCACCGGTCAATTTGCCGGCCTGCGAAAGTTTCGGGCCGGTGAATACCGCGTGATCTTTTCAATTGTTGGCGACACTGCGCTGGTGTTGAGGATCAGACACCGGCGGGATGTTTACCGATAG
- a CDS encoding glycosyltransferase, with protein MPEKRPFVSIIIPVCHDWERLSLALDALERQTWPRERFEVIVINNDPADPFPDEYANRPGLRLDSEAKKGSYAARNRAIQMSRGDVLGFCDADCIPNTDWIEKAVAFLVENPGCFRMAGRIELVYGDSEKRTWAEMHERIFAFMQDEYARNGSSTTANMFAWGCVFDAVGGFDETLVSGGDLEWGKRADAAGFSIGYCENAVVRHPARSTMPELMEKARRVCSGYIRVNEADIRKNPLSALYHGLCMIKPPVKGGSMIFASKDLRPAQKMGVYFLEYLLKLVQFGEYVRCQTKVVRGHQF; from the coding sequence ATGCCTGAAAAAAGACCATTTGTATCCATTATTATCCCTGTCTGCCATGACTGGGAGCGGCTTAGCCTGGCCCTGGACGCCCTTGAGCGGCAGACCTGGCCAAGAGAGCGGTTCGAAGTCATCGTGATAAACAATGACCCGGCCGATCCCTTTCCGGATGAATATGCAAACCGGCCGGGTCTGCGTTTGGACAGCGAGGCAAAGAAGGGCTCCTATGCGGCCCGAAACCGCGCGATACAGATGAGCCGGGGGGATGTGCTGGGATTCTGCGATGCGGACTGCATCCCGAATACGGATTGGATCGAAAAGGCAGTGGCGTTTTTGGTGGAGAATCCGGGCTGCTTTCGGATGGCGGGCAGGATTGAACTGGTATACGGGGATAGTGAAAAACGCACCTGGGCGGAAATGCACGAACGCATTTTTGCCTTCATGCAGGACGAGTATGCGAGAAATGGAAGCTCCACCACGGCGAACATGTTTGCGTGGGGATGCGTGTTTGACGCGGTGGGGGGATTTGATGAAACGCTGGTATCCGGCGGGGATCTGGAGTGGGGCAAACGGGCGGATGCGGCCGGGTTCAGCATCGGCTACTGCGAAAATGCTGTTGTTCGGCATCCGGCAAGAAGCACCATGCCTGAATTAATGGAAAAGGCCAGGCGGGTGTGCAGCGGCTATATCCGGGTCAATGAAGCAGATATCCGGAAAAACCCGTTAAGTGCCCTCTATCACGGTCTTTGCATGATCAAGCCGCCGGTAAAGGGCGGATCCATGATTTTTGCCAGCAAAGACCTCAGGCCTGCCCAAAAAATGGGGGTGTATTTTCTTGAGTATTTACTGAAGCTCGTGCAGTTCGGGGAATATGTGCGGTGTCAGACAAAAGTTGTCCGCGGGCATCAATTTTGA
- a CDS encoding glycosyltransferase produces the protein MSAYKPKTVVMACSHPYWSVLQVGSQHLARQFARHGWQVHYFSAPVTPLHLLKLSTPEVLQRFKRVFYNPSIHENGMIHSHLPFSLIAPDGRFPLRSKPVTRSWYKTLMPSLKQRIQKAGINRVSLLYIDNISYHFLTEQLSFEKSLFRVMDMHERFPGWEGEARPLAEKIARKADITAYSANGLKSYIDRLGPNKAILVPNGVDFDLFDFKKNRQHRKRPASIQHIPDPIALYTGIIDSRIDFNVIKTAAKQLPRVSFVLAGPAEAANGLSDLPANVYPIGPVPHPALPDLMRSAVAGLIPFDVNNQMGAIKGIRPLKLFEYMAAGLPAISARWPEVEEIGGPVWFYDNAREFVSLVQKAIHPQEFDPAAARRFAGRFDWKKVFEALISNVDPL, from the coding sequence ATGTCTGCGTACAAACCTAAAACCGTTGTCATGGCATGTTCCCATCCCTATTGGTCGGTGCTGCAGGTAGGCAGCCAGCACCTGGCCCGGCAGTTTGCCCGCCATGGCTGGCAGGTGCATTATTTTTCCGCGCCCGTTACCCCGCTGCATCTCCTGAAACTTTCCACTCCCGAGGTGCTGCAAAGGTTCAAGCGCGTTTTTTACAATCCATCGATTCATGAAAACGGCATGATCCATTCGCATCTGCCTTTTTCCCTTATCGCCCCGGACGGACGTTTCCCGTTAAGAAGCAAACCGGTAACCCGCAGCTGGTATAAAACCCTAATGCCGTCATTGAAGCAAAGAATTCAAAAGGCGGGCATCAACCGGGTTTCACTGCTCTATATTGACAATATTTCTTATCATTTTTTGACAGAGCAGCTCTCTTTTGAAAAATCGCTCTTCAGGGTCATGGACATGCACGAGCGGTTTCCGGGATGGGAAGGCGAGGCACGGCCGCTGGCAGAAAAAATTGCCCGAAAGGCTGATATCACCGCATATTCAGCCAATGGGCTAAAATCCTATATTGATCGGCTCGGTCCCAATAAGGCGATACTGGTTCCCAACGGGGTCGATTTTGATCTGTTTGATTTCAAAAAGAATCGGCAGCACCGAAAAAGACCCGCATCGATTCAACATATACCCGATCCAATTGCACTCTACACCGGGATAATCGACTCCCGCATCGATTTCAACGTTATTAAAACCGCTGCAAAACAATTGCCCCGCGTTTCTTTCGTGCTGGCCGGACCGGCCGAGGCGGCCAACGGCTTGTCAGACTTGCCCGCCAATGTTTACCCCATCGGTCCGGTACCGCATCCTGCTTTGCCGGATTTGATGCGCTCTGCTGTGGCCGGCTTGATTCCTTTTGACGTAAACAACCAGATGGGTGCCATCAAAGGCATCCGCCCCCTGAAACTATTCGAGTACATGGCCGCCGGCCTGCCCGCAATCTCCGCCCGGTGGCCCGAGGTTGAAGAGATAGGCGGCCCGGTATGGTTCTATGACAATGCCCGGGAGTTTGTAAGCCTTGTGCAGAAAGCCATTCACCCGCAGGAATTCGATCCTGCCGCCGCCCGCCGCTTTGCCGGGCGGTTTGACTGGAAGAAAGTGTTTGAAGCGCTGATATCCAATGTTGATCCTCTGTAA
- a CDS encoding glycosyltransferase family 1 protein has product MKQPIIHNSRFDTLVVNAGPLKNIATGIGRYIRELYRQIQVRYPELVIRYFDGIRLCEQMPVPPGGRSPWTAAVDLAWRLPPGFVYMARMLAHEMSARRFYRVSRGFDIYHEAGYFPYKAAGNVKTVFTIHDLSLKIMPQFHPKDRVRFFNKYFEKSLNLADAIITPSAFTGKEFQKTYPDMPARIHPIPLGCDKSLFYDYPREKINAFKAQKRLPEKYVLFAGTSDPRKNIRAVFDALAHLPAHVKLVCTGWSGWGKDGQGSRHASGLKDRIIYTGYVSDAELALLYAGARVFVYPSFYEGFGLPVLEAMACGCPVVCADTASLPEVAGDAAILCDPDDSICLADAIQRVFDSDELYSRMRRQGLKRAAGFDWSKTAGKTVEVFEYVCVQT; this is encoded by the coding sequence ATGAAGCAGCCAATAATTCACAATTCAAGGTTTGACACCCTGGTGGTGAATGCGGGGCCGCTGAAAAATATTGCGACGGGTATCGGCCGGTATATTCGGGAGCTTTACAGGCAAATCCAGGTCCGCTACCCGGAGCTGGTGATCCGGTATTTTGACGGCATCCGCCTTTGCGAGCAAATGCCGGTGCCGCCCGGCGGCAGAAGCCCCTGGACAGCTGCCGTTGATCTTGCCTGGCGGCTGCCGCCCGGTTTTGTCTACATGGCCAGGATGCTTGCCCATGAAATGAGCGCCCGCCGGTTTTACCGCGTTTCACGGGGATTTGACATCTATCATGAGGCCGGCTATTTCCCTTATAAGGCGGCAGGCAATGTAAAAACCGTGTTCACTATCCACGATCTGTCATTAAAAATAATGCCCCAATTTCATCCCAAAGACCGGGTCCGGTTTTTCAATAAATATTTTGAAAAATCCCTTAACCTGGCGGACGCTATCATCACGCCATCGGCATTTACCGGAAAAGAGTTCCAAAAAACCTATCCGGACATGCCTGCAAGGATCCATCCCATCCCGCTGGGCTGCGATAAATCGCTGTTTTATGATTATCCCCGGGAAAAAATAAACGCATTCAAAGCGCAAAAGCGCCTGCCGGAAAAATACGTCCTTTTTGCCGGTACTTCTGATCCGCGCAAAAACATCCGGGCCGTTTTCGATGCCCTGGCCCATCTGCCGGCACACGTAAAGCTGGTGTGCACGGGCTGGTCCGGCTGGGGAAAGGATGGGCAAGGCAGCCGGCACGCATCCGGTTTAAAAGACCGGATTATTTATACCGGCTATGTCTCGGACGCCGAGTTGGCCCTTTTGTATGCCGGCGCCCGCGTATTTGTCTATCCCAGTTTTTATGAAGGCTTCGGCCTGCCCGTGCTTGAGGCAATGGCCTGCGGCTGCCCCGTGGTGTGCGCAGATACCGCCAGTCTGCCCGAAGTCGCCGGAGACGCCGCCATCCTCTGCGATCCCGATGATTCGATCTGTCTGGCAGATGCAATCCAAAGGGTTTTTGACTCGGATGAACTTTATAGCCGCATGCGCCGGCAGGGGCTCAAACGGGCGGCAGGGTTTGACTGGTCAAAAACAGCGGGAAAAACGGTTGAGGTTTTTGAATATGTCTGCGTACAAACCTAA
- a CDS encoding class I SAM-dependent methyltransferase, which yields MSDIEAKQKIEIDFWRDSKTESPESDSIVNIINKMSDARVFLDCLDRHRDKLPKTGRVLEIGGGQGWAACIYKRVFPHAHVTATDISEYAVISLPKWERVFEVSIDNSYACKSYEIHEDDASLDLIFCFASAHHFLAHKRMLQEIARVLKPGGRAIYFYEPAATRFFYPVLTRHMNRKRAAVPEDVMIIPEIKRLALNAGLELYIDYYPCLIKRGPLETVYFYFLSCLPFLQRILPSSANFIFTRR from the coding sequence ATGAGTGATATTGAGGCCAAACAGAAAATTGAAATCGATTTCTGGCGGGATTCCAAAACCGAATCGCCTGAATCCGATTCGATTGTCAACATTATTAACAAAATGTCAGATGCCCGGGTGTTTCTGGATTGCCTGGACCGGCATCGGGACAAACTCCCCAAAACCGGTCGTGTGCTGGAAATCGGGGGAGGGCAGGGCTGGGCCGCCTGCATCTACAAACGGGTTTTTCCGCACGCACACGTGACAGCCACCGATATCAGCGAATATGCGGTCATATCGCTTCCCAAATGGGAGCGCGTTTTTGAGGTCAGCATAGATAATTCATATGCCTGCAAAAGCTATGAAATCCATGAAGACGACGCCTCGCTGGACCTGATCTTCTGCTTTGCTTCGGCCCATCATTTTCTGGCCCATAAACGGATGCTTCAGGAAATCGCGCGGGTGCTAAAGCCCGGGGGCAGGGCAATTTATTTTTACGAACCAGCTGCCACAAGATTCTTTTATCCTGTTTTGACGCGTCATATGAACCGGAAAAGGGCGGCTGTCCCCGAAGATGTGATGATTATTCCTGAGATTAAACGACTTGCCTTAAACGCCGGGCTCGAATTGTATATAGACTATTATCCGTGCCTGATCAAAAGGGGGCCCTTGGAAACCGTGTATTTTTATTTTCTTTCATGCCTGCCGTTTCTGCAGCGGATTCTGCCGAGCTCGGCCAACTTCATATTCACACGGCGATAA